From the genome of Bubalus bubalis isolate 160015118507 breed Murrah chromosome 2, NDDB_SH_1, whole genome shotgun sequence, one region includes:
- the LOC102405897 gene encoding LOW QUALITY PROTEIN: transcription factor E2F5-like (The sequence of the model RefSeq protein was modified relative to this genomic sequence to represent the inferred CDS: inserted 1 base in 1 codon): MAAAEPASCAPPGAGSSRHEKSLGLLTAKFVSLLQEAKDGVLDLKAAADTLAVRQKRRIYDITNVLEGIDLIEKKSKNSIQWKGVGAXCNTKEVIDRLRYLKAEIEDLELKERELDQQKLWLQQSIKNVMDDSINNRFSYVTHEDICNCFNGDTLLAIQAPSGTQLEVPIPEMGQNGQKKYQINLKSHSGPIHVLLINKESSSSKPVVFPVPPPPPPDDLAQPPSQPPTPVPPHKPSSAVQSLPEPPVSERSQPLQHTPATDLSSGSISGDIIDELMSSDVFPLLRLSPTPADDYNFNLDDNEGVCDLFDVQILNY; the protein is encoded by the exons ATGGCGGCGGCCGAGCCCGCGAGCTGCGCGCCGCCCGGGGCCGGCAGTAGCCGGCACGAAAAGAGCCTGGGGCTGCTCACCGCCAAGTTCGTGTCTCTGCTGCAGGAGGCCAAGGACGGCGTGCTGGACCTCAAGGCGGCTGCAGATACTTTGGCTGTGAGGCAGAAAAGAAGAATTTATGATATCACCAATGTCTTGGAAGGAATTGACTTAattgaaaaaaagtcaaaaaacagTATACAATGGAAAGGTGTAGGTG GGTGTAATACTAAAGAAGTCATAGATAGATTAAGATATCTCAAAGCTGAAATTGAAGATCTAGAACTGAAGGAAAGAGAACTTGATCAGCAGAAGTTGTGGCTACAGCAAAGCATCAAAAATGTGATGGACGACTCCATTAATAATAGATTTTCCTATGTAACTCATGAAGACATCTGTAATTGTTTTAATGGTGATACACTTTTGGCCATTCAAGCACCTTCTGGTACACAACTGGAGGTACCTATTCCAGAAATGGGTCAGAATGGACAAAAGAAATACCAGATCAATCTAAAGAGTCATTCAGGACCTATCCACGTGCTGCTTATAAATAAAGAGTCCAGCTCATCTAAGCCCGTGGTTTTCCcggtgcccccccccccccccccagacgACCTCGCGCAGCCTCCctctcagccccccaccccagtgcctCCACACAAGCCCAGCTCGGCCGTCCAGAGCCTGCCTGAGCCACCTGTCTCTGAACGAAGCCAGCCTCTCCAGCACACGCCCGCCACAGACTTGTCTTCAGGATCTATTAGTGGAGATATCATTGATGAGTTAATGTCTTCTGATGTGTTTCCGCTCTTACGGCTTTCTCCGACCCCAGCAGATGACTACAACTTTAATTTAGATGATAATGAAGGCGTTTGTGATCTGTTTGATGTTCAGATACTAAATTATTAG